A single genomic interval of Romboutsia ilealis harbors:
- the pyrH gene encoding UMP kinase: protein MKPMYKRVLLKLSGEALAGDKGFGINNDVVNEIAVAIKKIQEIGVEVSVVVGGGNFWRGRTSEGMDRTTADYIGMLATVMNSMALQDALENIDVQTRVQTAIEMRQIAEPYIRRKAVRHLEKDRVVIFGAGTGNPYFSTDTAASLRAAEMEAEVILLAKNVDAVYDKDPKVHVDAVKFDELTYLEVLQRELKVMDSTATSLCMDNQIPIHVFELSTDNIIKAVMGEKIGTIVR, encoded by the coding sequence ATGAAACCAATGTATAAAAGAGTACTGTTAAAACTTAGTGGTGAGGCATTAGCAGGAGATAAAGGTTTTGGAATAAACAATGACGTTGTAAATGAAATAGCAGTTGCAATAAAGAAAATTCAAGAGATAGGTGTTGAAGTATCAGTAGTTGTTGGTGGCGGAAACTTCTGGAGAGGAAGAACATCAGAAGGTATGGACAGAACTACAGCAGACTACATAGGAATGCTTGCAACAGTTATGAACTCTATGGCACTTCAAGATGCTCTTGAAAACATAGATGTTCAAACAAGAGTTCAAACTGCTATAGAAATGAGACAAATAGCAGAACCATATATAAGAAGAAAAGCAGTTAGACACTTAGAAAAAGACAGAGTAGTTATATTTGGTGCGGGAACAGGAAATCCATATTTCTCAACAGATACAGCAGCATCGCTTAGAGCAGCTGAAATGGAAGCAGAAGTTATACTACTTGCTAAAAATGTTGATGCAGTATACGATAAAGATCCAAAGGTACATGTTGATGCAGTTAAATTTGATGAATTAACTTATTTAGAAGTTTTACAAAGAGAATTAAAAGTAATGGACTCTACTGCAACATCTTTATGCATGGATAACCAAATACCTATACACGTATTTGAATTATCTACAGATAATATAATAAAAGCAGTTATGGGTGAAAAAATAGGTACAATAGTAAGATAA
- the frr gene encoding ribosome recycling factor, which produces MKLDVHKQLEAKMTKTIDALKHEYTTIRAGRANAQMLDKVRVDYYGSLTPINQMAAISVPEPRTLMINPWDKSSMADIEKAIRNSDLGLNPSNDGQVIRIAVPALTEERRKELAKKVHKVAEEFKVRLRNERRDANDALKKMEKDGELTEDELKKAQDEVQKITDKFIKEVEQTAIAKEKDIMEV; this is translated from the coding sequence ATGAAATTAGATGTACATAAGCAATTAGAAGCTAAGATGACTAAAACAATAGATGCTCTAAAGCATGAATATACAACTATAAGAGCAGGAAGAGCAAACGCTCAAATGTTAGATAAGGTAAGAGTTGACTACTACGGATCATTAACTCCAATAAACCAAATGGCTGCTATATCAGTTCCAGAACCAAGAACATTAATGATAAATCCTTGGGACAAGTCTTCTATGGCTGACATAGAAAAAGCTATAAGAAATTCTGATTTAGGATTAAACCCATCTAATGACGGTCAAGTGATAAGAATAGCAGTTCCTGCTTTAACAGAAGAAAGAAGAAAAGAATTAGCTAAGAAAGTTCACAAGGTTGCTGAAGAATTCAAAGTAAGACTTAGAAACGAAAGAAGAGATGCAAATGATGCATTAAAGAAAATGGAAAAAGACGGAGAATTAACTGAAGACGAATTAAAGAAAGCACAAGATGAAGTTCAAAAGATAACTGATAAATTCATAAAAGAAGTAGAACAAACTGCAATAGCTAAAGAAAAAGATATAATGGAGGTATAA